TTACCTCTTTATCATCGGGAAGACCTGGGGTCCCTTGAATTCCTCTGCCCGGATCGGGGCATCCTGAAGAATCCCTATGCGACCGGTTTGGCGGCGGTCCCGGATCCGATGGTCGAGTTGCTTTTGGAGGATCCCCATGAAGTCGGCATCAAATATCTTGGCGATGATTATTCGGTCCGTATCCCCCAAACAGGTCGGTTCATTCTCGTGAACGGCCTCCAACTGAAGGTCGGCCTTAAGGCCAAACCGGAGTTACACTTCCGGGCGGCCCAAAGTCTCATTCTGATCCTCTATTTGCTGGTCCTTCACGAGGATCTTCGCGAGGAAGCTCTGAACGATCTTTTGCATGTTCGCCAGGCTTCTTTGATCAGGGACTTTCAACAGAACTTGAAAGATAATGGTCCTGGGTCAGCCGTTTGGGAAGCCGCCCAACGGTCCTTTTTGGAACTTTTCCCTGAAGCCAAAGCCGTCCAACTCACGACCTGGTATTGGAAATTCCTTCCCGCCTTGACCAAGGTATTAAAAGAGCAAAGGGAAGATAAGGAAAAATGAACGAATCTTGAAATCTTCACGCCGATCCAAAAATCCAGTTGTTTTGATCACCGGAAGCGCCAGTTTTCTGGGAGCAGCGATCAGTCGTCGGTTCGCCGAATCGGGTTATGACCTGGGACTTCATTACCGCCGTTCGAAGGGGAAGACGCAGAAATTATCCGTTGAAATGGAAGGATTGGGGATCCGGACCATGATCCTCGCGGCTGACTTAGAAGTGGAAAATGACGTGAGGACATTGGTCCCAAAAATCCTGAAGAGGTTCGGTCGCCTGGATGTCCTCGTGAACAATGCTTCACTGTTCTTGCCGGACCCGCCGCTGCATCGCTACCAAGAAAAGAAGTCACTCTTTTCGACGAATGTTTTCGCGCCTTTTCTCTTGGTGGACCAGGCTAAGCCCCATCTGAAGAAAACCAAGGGTAGTGTGGTCAACTTGACCGATATTTATGGAGAGAAGCCCATCCTGAAAGGTTATGAGACCTATAGTGCCACCAAGGCGGCTTTGATCAATCTGACCCGAAGCCTGGCCCGGGAATTGGGGCCCGAGATCCGGGTGAACGCCGTTTCGCCTGGGGCATTCTTTATCCCTAAGACCTACAGCAAGGAAAAAACAAAAAGCCTTTTGGACAAAAGTGCGCTCAAGCGGAGCGGGGAGCCCCGTGAATTGGCCGAGGCCGTCTATTTCATGGCTTCCCACCCCTTTATCACCGGCCAAGTCCTGAACGTGGACGGCGGCAGGTTCCTGATCTGACGGATCTTTTGGTCCTTGGCCTTGAAAGAATGGGCCAATTCAACGACAGGTCTTTCCAATCCAGGGATCACCAAGTTCGGGGCGATCTCCAGTAACGGAAACAGAACGAAAGCCTTTTGGGTGATGTCGGGATGGGGAAGGGTGAAACCTTCAAAATGACCCGAGAGATTTCCCCAAAGGACCATATCAATGTCCAGGGTCCGGGCTCCATTACGGTCCTTGCTCCTTTTCCGGCCGGCCTTTTTTTCGGTAGCGATGATCCATTGACGGATCGAAATGGGATCCAAGCTCGTTCCCACTGAGGCCATCAAATTCAGGAAAGATGGCTGACCCCTTCTCCCGCCAACGGGCGATGTTTCATAAAGGTGGGAAAGAGAACTGATCCCAAAACGACGGTCCAGGGATTCCAAGCCTCTTTTGATGTTGAAAAGGGGTTCAATGTTCGAGCCGAAACTGAAATAGATCCTTTCGGTATTTTCGGCCGTAGCTTCTCGAAGTATTTCAACTCCCACGTTCTGGGAGCCTCGGATGGCCCCTGGTTTTGAGACGCTTAGCCTGACGCGAGGAAGACCGAATTTTTCGATCAAATGCTGGGCCAACCGCTCGGCCAAGGTTTCGACCAATTGGTAACTACTTTTTTCCACGAAAGCGATCGTGGACTTGGCGATCCTTTTGTAATCCAGGGCGTCCTGGATCCGATCCCTTTGGGCGGCCCGGGCAACGCTGGTAGGAAAGCTCAGGTCCAAAATTACATCCTGCTTCCTTTTCCTTTCCCATTCGAAGATCCCGATGATGCAACGGACCTTTAGACCTTTCAGATGGATCAAATCGCCCATGGATGCCCTCTCGTTCTTTTACCTGAATTTCCCTTAATCCTTCAAAAAAGCTGTTGACGGGGTCTGGCCCCTTTGTTCCCATGAATCCATGGTCAAAACCCAATTCCCCCGAGCCCCTGGTCCTTGGACCGCCCTCGTCATCCTGGCCGGGCTTAACCTCATCCTTTTCGGGGATGTCCTTTTTAACGGGGGGGGGCGGGTCCTTTCAAGCGAACAGAACGATCTTTTCCTGCATTTTTCGATCTGGCGTCAGTTTGCCCTGGAACAGCTTCGACAGGGCCATTTTCCACTTTGGAATCCCCACTATCTTTGTGGCTCCCCTTTCCTGGGAAATTTCGAGTCGGCGCTTCTTTATCCCTTGTTTTGGCCAGGAGCTTGGATGGGACTCCCCTTGGCTTTGAACTTTGCGCTGGTGACGCATGTCCTTCTGGCGGGTCTTTTCACTTTTCTTTGGGCCCGCAACCGGGGTTTGTCGTTCCAAGGTAGCCTCTTGTCCGGGGTCATTTTCATGTGGGGTGGGGCTTTCTATCTCCATCTTTACGCGGGGCACCTGCCTAATTTGACGGTCATGGCTTGGGCGCCCCTTTATTTTCTCGCGTTGGACAAGTTGTCGGAAGAAAGCGGAAGTTCTTGGTTCTTTTGGGGCGTCCTCGCCTTGAGCATGCAGGTCTTGGGAGGCCATCCCCAGTATGTTTATTTCACCTCCATTTTGGGTGTTTTTTACATCGCATTTTCATGGAGAGGAAAGGTCGTTCGCACCCTGGGACGATTCGTTTCCATCTATATCGGGGCGGGGTTGATCACGGCCGCCCAATGGGGTCCCGGTCTGGAAGCCTATCTGGAAAGCGTTCGCCGGATCCCAATGGACCCAACCTCCGCGAAAGCCTTCTCATTTTCTCCGGAGAACATACTGACCCTTTTTCTCCCGGATCTTTTCGGGAACCTGCATTCGTGCCCCTATTGGGGCCGCTGGTACTTATGGGAGGTCTCGTTGTTCATGGGAGTGGCCCCTTTCATCTTGGCCGCGATAAGCGTTGTCGCCGGGGGAAAAAGGGCGATCAAGTTGGCCATCTTGGCCGGTATCGCATTCGTTTTTTCTTTGGGAGCCTTTACCCCACTTTTTCCCGTCCTCCAATGGATCCCAGGTTTTCAGGGTATCCGGGGCATGTGTAAATTCGATTTTTTAACGGCACTTTTCTTGGCGATGCTTGCGGGACAAGGGTTGGATATCCTTCCGAGCAAAAAAATCGACCGGGTGACCTTGTTGAGGGTCGTCTCCATCCTTGGGATCGGAATAGCCGCTTTTTCCATTATTTTGTTCGATTCATTGCAATCGGGATGGAGGGGACTTTGGGGTGGGTTCTTTTCCCGTGTTCCTTGGCTCACCCAAACGCTCTCGTCCATGGACCCGATCGCAAGAGGGGACTATGCCCTCCATTCCGGGCTCCAAGCCGCGCATAGTTTATTTTGGGGAAGCGGGACCATGGCCGCTTTCTGTGTACTTTTGGTGATCCGAAAAGTGCCCGCACTGTCGAGTTTTGGCGTCCCCGCATTGGCGGCCCTTGAACTGTTCCTTTTTGCCCGACCGAACCGCCCCACCTTCAATATTCATGACCTTCAAGACCGAATTGGCCAAGTCCGTGCCCTTTACCAAAGGGACCCGGGTGATTACCGGGTCTATGGATCGGTGGACGCGGCCATGGGAATGGGAGGTTACGACATTTGGGAGGATGAGCCGATGGTCCCCCTTCGTTATGCCCAATTCTTATGCCGGACCCAAGGGATCCCCGCGGACAAATTCTTTTCGACATCCCCTTTCTTCACTCGCTTTAACAAAATCTATTCCTTGATCCGGTTGAAATATCTTTTGGGTTGGGGAACCCATGGACTGGAAGCCTATCGTCTTCCTTTTGAACCGTTGCCGAGGATGATCCTTCTTTCCGATTGGGAAAAGGCCGAAGGAGGGAACACTTTGGACCGC
The genomic region above belongs to bacterium and contains:
- a CDS encoding SDR family oxidoreductase, coding for MITGSASFLGAAISRRFAESGYDLGLHYRRSKGKTQKLSVEMEGLGIRTMILAADLEVENDVRTLVPKILKRFGRLDVLVNNASLFLPDPPLHRYQEKKSLFSTNVFAPFLLVDQAKPHLKKTKGSVVNLTDIYGEKPILKGYETYSATKAALINLTRSLARELGPEIRVNAVSPGAFFIPKTYSKEKTKSLLDKSALKRSGEPRELAEAVYFMASHPFITGQVLNVDGGRFLI
- the folK gene encoding 2-amino-4-hydroxy-6-hydroxymethyldihydropteridine diphosphokinase yields the protein MGDLIHLKGLKVRCIIGIFEWERKRKQDVILDLSFPTSVARAAQRDRIQDALDYKRIAKSTIAFVEKSSYQLVETLAERLAQHLIEKFGLPRVRLSVSKPGAIRGSQNVGVEILREATAENTERIYFSFGSNIEPLFNIKRGLESLDRRFGISSLSHLYETSPVGGRRGQPSFLNLMASVGTSLDPISIRQWIIATEKKAGRKRSKDRNGARTLDIDMVLWGNLSGHFEGFTLPHPDITQKAFVLFPLLEIAPNLVIPGLERPVVELAHSFKAKDQKIRQIRNLPPSTFRTWPVIKGWEAMK